The sequence GCGGTGGGCTGGATGGCGGCAATGGGGGTTGTGAAGTAAGGCCGGACCTCAGGTGCATCTCCCTTGATCAGCGCCAGCCGCTTTCCACCCTGGGTGATTTCTATCTCGGAACTGCCGAGCATCCAGGCCTGGAAGGCGATGGCCCAGCTGCCGTCGCGCTGCGGCGTCAACCGCCCCTGCACGCTTTGGATGCCCTCGCTGCCCTCGGTGGGCTGGATGGCTTTGTCCCGGTAGAGGTCCATCACGGCCTTGGAGTAGATGCGGCTTTCATCGGTCGGGGCCTTGGCGCCTGCGGCGTCCACGGCCTTTTCCCCGGCATTGTAGGCGGTGACCGCGCGGGCCATGTCGCCCTGGTAGCGGTCCAGCAGGAAGCGCATGTATTTCGCGCCGGCTTTCAGGTTCTGCTCCACCTGCCATGCGTCCGTGACGCCGAAGCGGGCCGCGGTCTTCGGCATGAGCTGCATCAGCCCCATGGCGCCCATGGGGCTTCTGGCCGAGGGATTGAAGCGGCTCTCGCACTGGACCATGGCGCGAATGAGATCAGGATCGACGCCTTCGGCCCTGGCTGCCTCATCGACCTGGTCGAGCAGGGCCGAAGGCACGAGGATGGCGGGTCCCTTCAGGCCTTCGCGGAAGGGCACGATGGCGGCCAGGCCGATGCCCGTGAGCACCAGCGCTGCGCCGAAGAGAGCGGATAGGGAGGGGCGGATGTTGACGCCCAGGAGGTGCTGGATGCGGATCATGAGGGAAGCTCCGTTAGCGAGAAGGGCGGGTGAGGCAGGTGCCCGGGAAGAGGGTGGAGGGAGTGACGATTCCGCCGGACGCAGGTCATCGAGACGATCCAGCAGGGCCGTGTAGAATCGGGCGTCCCCGCAGACCTCCACCGCCGCCATGTCGCAGCAGCGCTCGCGCTCCAGTCGCGCGGCGGCGGAGATCCAATGGGCCAGCGGGTGATGGAACAGCAGCAATTCCGCCACGGATTGCAGGGCGTTCACAAGAAAGTCGTGGCGGCGGAGATGCGCGAATTCGTGGGCCAGCAGAGCCTCCAGATCGCGCGCATCCAGGTGTCCGAGGCAGGCCGCGGGGAGCACCACGACGGTGCGCCAAAGGCCGTAGCAGAAGGGTCCTGCGATGGCCCTTGAAACACGCAGGGATGGAAGGCGCAGGCCCATTCGCCGTGCCAAGTCCGGGCCCAGGTCCAGCACCCAGGCGGGGGCGGGTTCCGTGGCTTTTCGGAGGCGCTGGAGCCACAGCCACCCGCCCATCAAACGCAACCCCAAGGTGAGCACACCTGCGCCCCAGATCATCGCGAGCCAAGGCAGGGCTGGCTCTGACCACGCGGCCAGCCCCGCAGGGAATCCAGGCTGGACCGCCGCCGAGGGTGGAGGGTGAAGCACCGGCTGGATGAAGAGCGGACCCCTCGCAATGGCGGAGGCGCGGCCGCTGCGGTAGGCGCGGGCCTGCTGGAATGTGGAGATGGGCCAGAGCACGGCGAGGGCAAGCGCCGTGATCGCGAGGCTATGGCGCAGGTTCGGCGAAGCCCGGTGGAGGATGGTTAGCAGGCCCCACAAAGCCGCCGCCACCACGGCCACCTGCCAGAGCGAGTGGAGCAGGGCGCTGCCCATATCCGTGGCGAGCCCTTGGAGATCAAAGAAGGGCACCGTCATTTCCCTTTCAACAGGCCGCGCAGGGCGGCCTTTTCCTCGGGCCTCAACCGGCGGCCCTGCAGGGCCATCTGCACCAGCTCTCCCGCCGAACCGGCGAAAACCTTGTCCATGAATTCACCCAGCAGGGCGCGTTGGGTTCTCGATTTGGCCTGGGCGGGCCAGTAGCGGTGGGCCCGCTCGGATTCGTCGCGCTCCAGCAGCCCCTTCTCCAGCATGGTCTGCATGAGCTTGAGCACGGCCGTGTAGCCCAGGTCCCGCTCCTGGCCCACACGGGCATAGACTTCCTTCACGCTGCTGGGTCCCAGCTCCCACAGCACCTGAAGGATGCCGACTTCCGCTTCGGTGGGCCTGGGGGCCGGATTTGACACGGGCGCTCCTTTGAGTACGATAAACAATGTACGATAAAAAATGTACACGGCAAGAATATTTTCGGCCCAATCGGCCATGGAAAGCCGGGCAGGCCGGAATCCTTGGCACAAAGCCCGTTCCTGCTCTGGAGGAAATCCGTGAAACTCCCGCGCGCAATCCGCTTCCTGGCCACGGCGGCCTGTTTCAGCGCCCCCGCTTACCCGCAATCCGTGACGTTCACCTTCGACGATGGCCCGAAACTGAAGGCGACGCCGCTCATGAGCCCCCAGGCGCGCAACACGGCGCTCTTGGAGACGTTGAAAAAGCATCAGGTGAAGGCCGCGCTTTTCGTGACGCTGGCCAATGGCGCGGACCGCCCCGAAGGATTGGCCTTGGCGGAGGCGTGGGGAGAGGCCGGGCATGCCATCGGCAACCACACCGCCACGCATCTGGATTTGAATGCCAAGTCCGTCACCCTAAAGCAGTACCAGGACGAGATACTGGCCTGCGATAGCGTGATCCGCTCGCTGCCTGGCTATGCACCCTGGTTCCGCTTCACGTTCCTGCGGGAAGGCGACACGCCTGAAAAGCGCGATGGCATGAAGGTTTTTTTAAAAACCAGAGGCCTGCGCAATGCCTATGTTTCCCTGGATACTTCGGATTGGCGGCTGGACGCGGCCTTGGAGGCCGCCCTGAACGAGCATCCAGGTGCAGACCTGGCCCCCTTCCGCGCCACCTACCTGGCGCATCTCCGCCAGCGCGCAGAAGCCTACCGGGACCTTTCACGGCGGCTCTTCGGACGGGATATCCCCCAGGTATTGCTGATGCACCACAATCTCATCAACGCGCTGTTCCTGGATGACGCGATCCAGCAATTCAAGGCCATGGGATGGACCATCATCGAACCCGGAAAGGCCTTCCAGGACTTCGTCTACAGCCTCGATCCCCAGCGGCCCTCGCCAGGCCAGAGCCTGCTGATCTCCGCGGCCCGCAGCCTGGGCTATCGTCCAGATAACTGGGAGCGGATGCTCGACGATGGAGACTTCGAGATCCTGGAGCTCAAACAGAAAGGACTGCTGCCCGCGTCCTTCGAGTGAAGAACAAAGCCGCAGATTCTGTAGCTGGCGTAGATGGAAAACGCTGGCGGCTGAGACGCGATCGGTCCACAGGCGCTCGTTCAACGCTTGATGCGTGAAAATAATTTTTGCCCAATGGCCTTGGCCTGGGGATGTCCCAGCGCCAGCATCAGGCCGCCATAGGCCGCGGCGCATAGCGCGATGAAGGGCAGCAGGCGCAACGCCAGGGAAAGGCGGTGCAGGGGAGCGCCAAGGCCAAGCCAGTCGATGCCTTGCCAGGCCAGCAGGCCCATGAGCGAAGCGCCCAGCAACGAGATCATCCAGGTCCTGAGCACGGGGGCGGCGGGCAGCTCTGGCAACCGCGGCTTCAACCGGAACACCAGGAAGAAGAGCCCGGCCAGACTGGACACGCCGTTGGCCAGCGCGAGGCCGCCCGTGCCCAGGGGGCGCAGCCAGAGCAGGCTCAGCAGCACGTTCAGCAGCATGGAGAGCACCGCGATCACCATGGGACCGCGGTAGTCCTTCAGCGCGTACAGCGCCTGGGCGCCGATGCGGCTGGCGGCCACGAACAGCAGGCCGACGCACTGGAAGACGATCGTGGCCGCGGTCCAGTCGGCGGCGGCTGCATCGTAGGCGCCGGTGCGGAAGATGAGCGCGCAGATGGGATGGGCGAGCACCGCCAATCCGACGCTGGCGGGAATGACCAGGAGGCCCGTGGCGCCGAGGGCCTCGGCCAGGTTGCTCCGCATGCCGTCCCAGTCCTTGGCTTCCGCTTGCCGGCTGAGGGCCGGGAGGCTCGCGGTGGCCAGGCTCATGGCGAAGAGTCCCAGCACCATCTCGCCCATCATGTTGGCGTTGTAGAGGACGATCTGCGCGCCCACCTCCAGGTTCGAAGCGAGCATCGCGGAGATGTAGGTGTTGATGGGATAGACGCCCGCGGCCACCAGTCCCGGCCCCATGCGCTTCAACGCCAGGCGCACCCAGGGATCCTTGAAGTGGAGGCCGGGCCGCACGGTGAATCCAAGAGCCCGGGCCGATGGGATGATGGCCCCCAGCTGCACCATGCCGCCCGCGAGCACCGCGAAGGCGCAGA comes from Holophagaceae bacterium and encodes:
- the murJ gene encoding murein biosynthesis integral membrane protein MurJ, yielding MSGSAQQTPPPSLMRSAAVVSAMTLLSRLTGLAQTYFLSHYLGAGAAADAYSVAFRLPNLLRRFTAEGTMTAAFLPTLTELEAKDGEPAARATAARFLGTLLTLLSALVLVVMLAMSLIAGLMVVGRMATDVSFGEKLAMLGRVLSGSMPPPPEMALAVRLGRIMFPYLALVSLTAGLGGLLNLRGRFALASAVSIFWNLSFISFGWAAIVFGRSHGWTGPEHIATICAFAVLAGGMVQLGAIIPSARALGFTVRPGLHFKDPWVRLALKRMGPGLVAAGVYPINTYISAMLASNLEVGAQIVLYNANMMGEMVLGLFAMSLATASLPALSRQAEAKDWDGMRSNLAEALGATGLLVIPASVGLAVLAHPICALIFRTGAYDAAAADWTAATIVFQCVGLLFVAASRIGAQALYALKDYRGPMVIAVLSMLLNVLLSLLWLRPLGTGGLALANGVSSLAGLFFLVFRLKPRLPELPAAPVLRTWMISLLGASLMGLLAWQGIDWLGLGAPLHRLSLALRLLPFIALCAAAYGGLMLALGHPQAKAIGQKLFSRIKR
- a CDS encoding polysaccharide deacetylase family protein, which produces MLWRKSVKLPRAIRFLATAACFSAPAYPQSVTFTFDDGPKLKATPLMSPQARNTALLETLKKHQVKAALFVTLANGADRPEGLALAEAWGEAGHAIGNHTATHLDLNAKSVTLKQYQDEILACDSVIRSLPGYAPWFRFTFLREGDTPEKRDGMKVFLKTRGLRNAYVSLDTSDWRLDAALEAALNEHPGADLAPFRATYLAHLRQRAEAYRDLSRRLFGRDIPQVLLMHHNLINALFLDDAIQQFKAMGWTIIEPGKAFQDFVYSLDPQRPSPGQSLLISAARSLGYRPDNWERMLDDGDFEILELKQKGLLPASFE
- a CDS encoding transglycosylase SLT domain-containing protein; its protein translation is MTVPFFDLQGLATDMGSALLHSLWQVAVVAAALWGLLTILHRASPNLRHSLAITALALAVLWPISTFQQARAYRSGRASAIARGPLFIQPVLHPPPSAAVQPGFPAGLAAWSEPALPWLAMIWGAGVLTLGLRLMGGWLWLQRLRKATEPAPAWVLDLGPDLARRMGLRLPSLRVSRAIAGPFCYGLWRTVVVLPAACLGHLDARDLEALLAHEFAHLRRHDFLVNALQSVAELLLFHHPLAHWISAAARLERERCCDMAAVEVCGDARFYTALLDRLDDLRPAESSLPPPSSRAPASPALLANGASLMIRIQHLLGVNIRPSLSALFGAALVLTGIGLAAIVPFREGLKGPAILVPSALLDQVDEAARAEGVDPDLIRAMVQCESRFNPSARSPMGAMGLMQLMPKTAARFGVTDAWQVEQNLKAGAKYMRFLLDRYQGDMARAVTAYNAGEKAVDAAGAKAPTDESRIYSKAVMDLYRDKAIQPTEGSEGIQSVQGRLTPQRDGSWAIAFQAWMLGSSEIEITQGGKRLALIKGDAPEVRPYFTTPIAAIQPTAGQGPIRIVYRDLGSKHSCDATVPLAAGDFTLSLVR
- a CDS encoding BlaI/MecI/CopY family transcriptional regulator, giving the protein MADWAENILAVYIFYRTLFIVLKGAPVSNPAPRPTEAEVGILQVLWELGPSSVKEVYARVGQERDLGYTAVLKLMQTMLEKGLLERDESERAHRYWPAQAKSRTQRALLGEFMDKVFAGSAGELVQMALQGRRLRPEEKAALRGLLKGK